The Melopsittacus undulatus isolate bMelUnd1 chromosome 12, bMelUnd1.mat.Z, whole genome shotgun sequence genome has a segment encoding these proteins:
- the LOC117436869 gene encoding chymotrypsin-C, with the protein MLGALCLAVVLGYAYGCGQAALAPLHHPRVVGGEDAVPHSWPWQISLQYSNRGEWYHTCGGTLIATNWVLTAAHCISSTMTYRVVLGKQVLSDEDEPGSVAVGVERIIVHENWDSQLIINDIALIKLAEEVQESDTIQVACLPPAGQILRRNYPCYVTGWGRLWTNGPLADVLQQALLPVVDYETCSQWNWWGSYVLPSMMCAGGDGVISSCNGDSGGPLNCPFEGGWEVAGIVSFGSAMSCNTLRKPTVFTRVSAYIDWINENMRRN; encoded by the exons atgctggGTGCTCTGTGTCTCGCTGTGGTGCTGGGCTACG CCTATGGATGCGGGCAGGCGGCCTTGGCACCACTGCATCACCCCCGCGTGGTGGGTGGTGAagatgctgtgccccacagctgGCCATGGCAG ATCTCACTGCAGTACAGCAACCGTGGGGAGTGGTACCACACATGCGGCGGGACCCTGATTGCAACCAACTGGGTGCTGACGGCTGCCCACTGCAtcag CTCTACCATGACGTACCGCGTGGTGCTGGGCAAGCAGGTCCTGTCGGATGAGGACGAGCCAGGCTCGGTGGCTGTGGGTGTGGAGAGGATCATCGTGCACGAGAACTGGGACTCTCAGCTCATCAt CAATGACATCGCCCTGATCAAGCTGGCAGAGGAGGTGCAGGAGAGTGACACCATCCAGGTGGCCTGCCTGCCACCCGCCGGGCAGATACTGAGGAGAAACTACCCCTGCTATGTGACCGGCTGGGGCCGGCTCTGGA CGAATGGGCCCCTGGCTGACGtcctgcagcaggcactgcTGCCTGTGGTGGACTATGAGACCTGCTCCCAGTGGAACTGGTGGGGCTCCTACGTGCTCCCCAGCATGATGTGCGCCGGCGGCGATGGTGTCATCTCCAGCTGCAAT GGGGACTCCGGAGGCCCCTTGAACTGCCCGTTCGAGGGGGGCTGGGAGGTGGCCGGAATCGTCAGCTTTGGCTCAGCAATGAGCTGCAACACGCTGAGGAAGCCGACGGTGTTCACCCGCGTGTCCGCCTACATCGACTGGATCAATGAG AATATGAGGCGCAACTGA
- the EFHD2 gene encoding EF-hand domain-containing protein D2 isoform X2: MELKLMMEKLGAPQTHLGLKNMIKEVDEDLDSKLSFREFLLIFRKAAAGELQEDSGLHALARLSEIDVSTEGVKGAKNFFEAKVQAIHDSSRFEEEIKAEQEEKKKQAEELKQRKAAFKELQSTFKQ, encoded by the exons ATGGAGCTGAAGCTGATGATGGAGAAGTTGGGGGCTCCACAGACGCACCTGGGCTTGAAGAACATGATCAAGGAAGTGGATGAAGACCTGGACAGCAAGCTCAGCTTTCGGGAG TTCCTGCTGATCTTCCGCAAGGCAGCggcaggagagctgcaggaggacagTGGGCTGCATGCCCTGGCCCGGCTCTCAGAGATCGATGTCTCCACGGAGGGTGTGAAAGGTGCCAAGAACTTCTTTGAGGCCAAG GTACAAGCCATCCATGATTCCAGCCGCTTCGAGGAGGAGAtcaaggcagagcaggaggagaagaagaagcagGCGGAGgagctgaagcagagaaaagcagcgTTCAAGGAGCTCCAATCCACCTTCAAGCAGTGA
- the EFHD2 gene encoding EF-hand domain-containing protein D2 isoform X1 has translation MAAAAEELSGRRGRGPEPGPGPGSPLGRAAFEGSPGGGRRVFSPASEFREFSRRQLRDMERLFRQYDAGKDGFIDLMELKLMMEKLGAPQTHLGLKNMIKEVDEDLDSKLSFREFLLIFRKAAAGELQEDSGLHALARLSEIDVSTEGVKGAKNFFEAKVQAIHDSSRFEEEIKAEQEEKKKQAEELKQRKAAFKELQSTFKQ, from the exons atggcggcggcggcggaggagcTGTcggggcggcggggccgcggACCGGAGCCGGGCCCGGGGCCGGGCAGCCCTTTGGGGCGGGCGGCGTTCGAGGGCTCGCCCGGGGGAGGCCGCCGCGTCTTCAGCCCCGCCTCGGAGTTCCGCGAGTTCTCCCGAAGGCAGCTCCGCGACATGGAGCGGCTCTTCCGACA gtatGACGCGGGGAAAGATGGTTTCATTGACCTGATGGAGCTGAAGCTGATGATGGAGAAGTTGGGGGCTCCACAGACGCACCTGGGCTTGAAGAACATGATCAAGGAAGTGGATGAAGACCTGGACAGCAAGCTCAGCTTTCGGGAG TTCCTGCTGATCTTCCGCAAGGCAGCggcaggagagctgcaggaggacagTGGGCTGCATGCCCTGGCCCGGCTCTCAGAGATCGATGTCTCCACGGAGGGTGTGAAAGGTGCCAAGAACTTCTTTGAGGCCAAG GTACAAGCCATCCATGATTCCAGCCGCTTCGAGGAGGAGAtcaaggcagagcaggaggagaagaagaagcagGCGGAGgagctgaagcagagaaaagcagcgTTCAAGGAGCTCCAATCCACCTTCAAGCAGTGA